In Cydia amplana chromosome 2, ilCydAmpl1.1, whole genome shotgun sequence, the following proteins share a genomic window:
- the LOC134661607 gene encoding diacylglycerol kinase theta isoform X2: MPDWIQMRVVREHGEWQPVEGGNLSANSKCAACRRACCSAECLTGYRCEWCGSTCHAGCRSLIPEECNFGMLQPIFLPPSAVSIPRTEVPMEAIIGVHVRPPPSQRDFGCPRDRGWGPARLVVLARRLLPAACSPHGGASPPYSRARSVSEEFSSGCEGRSGSGGGSTGAPADQDHRPDHKQHRDRTPDDRDEEVVKVYDGEAAWSRRLYRPVVVGRNWNERELVSAALRAFHVAREPEQFELTDALAGDEHPLKDPTPLARVTRLPNKRPALFLRFKEPETGGGVVRVYPGRIAGAGETYVTVPCRGEHTVADLMATALDHFGLDPAQATQDYRCSEILLDRGVSERVLEEEERPWRIVVRLARESVRRMELARFYLQPRRDPHGPTLALFVASLPPGLSERNYENILVEILGADNKFTSIGPIYYEYGSMVITYEDASKAVRALYALREAKYEDKHLLVMLLPSIEPAQVPAGVKPLLVFVNVKSGGCQGLELINSFRKLLNPYQVFDLENGGPLPGLYVFRHIPNYKILVCGGDGTIGWVLQCLDNVGQDSQCSNPPCAIVPLGTGNDLARVLRWGSGYTGCEDPLSLLRDVIDAEEIRLDRWTVVFHPEDKQDEPKELSKQLPGSQSEDNSQILVMNNYFGIGIDADLCLDFHNAREENPNKFNSRLRNKGVYVKMGLRKMVGRKMCKDLHKAVRLEVDGKQVELPAVEGIIILNILSWGSGANPWGPEKDDQFSKPNHWDGMLEVVGVTGVVHLGQIQSGMRGAMRIAQGGHIKINLKSEIPVQVDGEPWVAAPSEVVVLKSALKATMLKKTKRGAGGAGAAAGP, from the exons ATGCCTGACTGGATACAGATGCGAGTGGTGCGGGAGCACGGTGAGTGGCAACCAGTAGAGGGCGGCAACCTGTCCGCCAACTCCAAGTGTGCGGCTTGCCGGCGCGCCTGCTGCTCGGCGGAATGCCTGACTGGATACAGATGCGAGTGGTGCGGGAGCACG TGCCACGCGGGATGTCGGTCGCTGATACCGGAGGAATGCAACTTCGGGATGCTCCAGCCCATCTTCCTTCCTCCTTCGGCGGTCTCCATCCCCCGCACAGAAGTCCCCATGGAGGCCATCATCGGCGTCCACGTGCGCCCGCCTCCCTCGCAACGGGACTTCGGCTGCC CGCGGGACCGAGGCTGGGGACCGGCGCGGCTGGTGGTGCTGGCGCGGCGCCTGCTGCCGGCCGCCTGCAGCCCGCACGGAGGCGCTTCGCCGCCCTACTCGAGAG CGCGCAGCGTTAGCGAGGAGTTCTCCTCGGGCTGCGAGGGCCGCTCGGGCTCCGGAGGGGGCTCCACCGGCGCCCCGGCCGACCAGGACCACCGGCCTGATCACAAGCAACACCGGGATCGGACGCCAGACGACAGAGATGAAG AGGTAGTAAAGGTATACGACGGCGAAGCCGCGTGGTCGCGCCGGCTGTACCGGCCCGTGGTGGTGGGCCGCAACTGGAACGAGCGGGAACTGGTGTCCGCGGCGCTGCGGGCCTTCCACGTGGCGCGCGAGCCCGAGCAGTTCGAGCTGACCGACGCGCTCGCCGGCGACGAGCATCCGCTCAAGGACCCGACGCCGCTGGCGCGAGTGACCAGGCTGCCGAACAAGCGGCCTGCGCTCTTCCTACGCTTCAA GGAACCGGAGACGGGCGGCGGCGTGGTCCGCGTGTACCCGGGCCGGATCGCCGGCGCCGGCGAGACGTACGTCACCGTGCCGTGCCGGGGCGAGCACACCGTCGCCGACCTGATGGCCACGGCGCTGGATCACTTCGGGCTCGACCCGGCACAGGCTACGCAGGACTACCGCTGCTCTGAGATCCTACTTGATCGCGGGG TATCGGAGCGAGTGTTAGAAGAGGAGGAGCGACCGTGGCGCATCGTGGTCCGGCTGGCCCGGGAGTCCGTGCGGCGGATGGAGCTGGCGCGCTTCTACCTGCAGCCGCGGCGCGACCCGCACGGGCCCACGCTCGCGCTGTTCGTGGCGTCGCTGCCGCCGGGCCTGTCCGAGAGGAACTACGAGAACATCCTCGTGGAGATCCTTGGAGCCG ACAACAAGTTTACCTCGATCGGTCCCATCTACTACGAGTACGGGTCAATGGTGATCACCTACGAGGACGCAAGCAAAGCGGTGCGCGCGCTCTACGCTCTCAGAGAGGCCAAATATGAAGATAAGCATTTATTAG TGATGCTGCTGCCCAGCATCGAGCCGGCGCAGGTGCCGGCGGGGGTGAAGCCGCTGCTGGTGTTCGTGAACGTCAAGTCCGGCGGCTGCCAGGGCCTGGAGCTCATCAACTCCTTCCGCAAGCTCCTCAACCCCTACCAAGTCTTCGATTTAGAGAACGGCGGCCCGCTTCCTGG GCTGTACGTGTTTCGTCACATTCCCAACTACAAGATCCTGGTGTGCGGCGGCGATGGCACCATCGGCTGGGTGCTGCAGTGCCTCGACAACGTCGGCCAGGACTCGCAGTGTTCCAATCCTCCTTGCGCCATCGTACCCCTGGGCACAG GTAACGACCTAGCGCGCGTTCTGCGCTGGGGCTCCGGCTACACGGGCTGCGAGGACCCGCTGTCCCTTCTCCGTGACGTCATCGACGCGGAGGAGATCCGCCTCGACCGCTGGACCGTGGTGTTCCACCCCGAGGACAAACAGGACGAGCCGAAGGAGCTCTCCAAACAGTTGCCTG GGTCGCAGAGCGAAGACAACTCGCAGATCCTGGTGATGAACAACTACTTTGGGATCGGAATCGATGCGGACCTCTGTCTCGACTTCCATAACGCTAGGGAGGAGAATCCCAACAAATTCAATAGCAG GCTCCGCAACAAGGGTGTGTACGTGAAGATGGGTCTGCGCAAGATGGTGGGTCGCAAGATGTGCAAGGACCTGCACAAGGCGGTGCGACTGGAGGTGGACGGGAAGCAGGTGGAGCTGCCTGCCGTCGAGGGCATCATCATTCTCAATATACTCAG CTGGGGCTCGGGCGCCAACCCCTGGGGCCCGGAGAAGGACGACCAGTTCAGCAAGCCCAACCACTGGGACGGCATGCTGGAGGTGGTGGGCGTCACCGGCGTGGTGCACCTCGGGCAGATCCAGTCGGGGATGCGCGGCGCCATGCGGATAGCGCAG GGAGGCCACATAAAGATCAACCTGAAGAGCGAGATCCCCGTGCAAGTGGACGGGGAACCTTGGGTGGCAGCGCCTAGCGAAGTCGTGGTCCTCAAGTCCGCGCTCAAG GCGACGATGCTGAAGAAAACCAAGCGCGGGGCCGGCGgggccggcgcggcggcgggcccgTGA